The Xiphophorus maculatus strain JP 163 A chromosome 7, X_maculatus-5.0-male, whole genome shotgun sequence region AGCCCTAGAAAAAAGTAAAGTCTATGTGACCCCACAGACCTGAATGCTTTGGAAAACTTGTAGGGGTGAGCAAAAGGGCTCATAATGGAGGACCCAGGACTCTGGACAATCTACAGCCGAGGTGGACAGCTCTGGTCCTCAAGGCCAATGTCCTACGGATTATAGTTGTGTTCCTGCTTTATCTGACCCAATCCAAACTGTTGAATTATCACTATAACTCATCAACAAGCATtgtaggagctgctgctgacatATTCAGTTAAACCAGATGTAGCTAAGGACATTGAACTGACCACagtactcaaattaaaggttggattgggtttgacattaaaaaaaaaaaagatatattgaGTGTAAAACGTCTTACATATCTTTGCCAGGAGGGGTTATATGTCCTGAGgtgtgtataaaaatataaatataataattatttgctCTCAAAGTAGTTACAAAAATGCCTAAAGACCAACCATAAAGTGTGTCATTACACAGGCTTTAAAATTTATCAGTATAAACAATTAGTCAGTGTTACTAAGAACTCTGGACAATGAGTTATATATAAAAGCCATGACATTGTTTGTCATGGCTCTGGTTATTTCCTTTCTACAGATTTAGATTTTGCTGAGAAACAGCATGCACTCAGAACCAAGTCTGCTTTTTCAAACTTATCATTTGACTTTGTGACTGTATGCAGGAACAGATTTAGAAACTATGTAAATAAACCACAATTCATtgcagtttactttttttttattttagatattttcccAGACGTCTTTTGCATTTTAAGTTTGTCTGTATCTGATTTTTGGCATGCCTTTTTAACTAACAATTTAACGAGAAAAACACCTCTGCCTCAATCAAAACACtggacagaaaacaagaaaagataTAATCTAGAAGTGATCAAAATCACCTAAAATATTACTGAAAGGTCAGGCTTCATGGAAGCAAAGGAAGAAAGGGAAAGGGATGACTTCGGACGTTTTCACAATACCATAGATGCCAATCACAATAGATTGCAATAGTCTCTATGTTCACTTTTAAACAtagaaaacaaatcaatcaaCCAGTTTGTCAGCAATAATTTCTAATCATTTGGACAATATTTAGGTCCAAAAAAGATAAACTCCTTTAGTGAGAGGATTGTGGGGGGTGTTGGGAGGTGGGGGGTATGGAGAATGAGATTAAGTCTGAAGGATGATGTAAGTATTACACACAGACATGTACACCCACTCTCTTAGAGTTTAATGAGAAAAAGGTGCATCCAGTTCGATGTCTTTCAGTGCCTTCATCCCGTCCGGCTCCCTTCCCCCACCCTCTCCATTTCCCCTCACTTAGTTCCACATCTGTTTCCCAAACTTGGGAAGGGGCCTTGGAGAGAACAATATCTGGGTCAGACAAAACTTTCTCTTTCTGGGTGCACATGTGTGCAAGCAAGCATGAATGTGTGCATCACACATGAGAAGCATGTATTGTATGATCTATGGCTGAGATCATGTGAAGCTGGAAATGGTGTATTTCTGCCATTAGTTATCCAGAAAAAAGacttgcaggttttttttttttttttttggataatgTCTTATTGTGGTTACTAGCCACAATGAGTCATTTTGTATCCATCCCACATCAgtaatttacaaaaagaaagttCAATTATCTGGGGATTAATTCAGATTAATTGTTGGCTGTATTTTCTCTTTACTTTGTTGTTATTTACACTTTTCAGTATGAAATGCAGGGTTAGTTTTAGACtcaaattgtaatttattttcttttttgtttaatttctgaataaaaactacattaatTGTACTAGTAGTCAACTAAACAGCCAATCCCACTGAGATGTAAACACATGCTGCCCCCTACAGACACAAAGCAGCAGTTTATACATTGTATGAATTGATTCTAtacaatgtacatttttaaagagcgtgcgtttaaaaagtctgaaaaactgaaataaattttttacaaatggCAAAATACGTAATTTTTTTCACTGTTGAAGTTCTgcttatgtaaaacaaaacaaaaaaaatcaactgcaCTTACTCAGATATTATTATGctgagaaacaaagacaaactcaaaaaatgctataaattattatttgcatAATGAAACAAAGATACAATACTGATTCTTTCAaagtggcaaaaataaatattgttagaaattttgtttttactgataaACTCAAACTAGAAATTatatatgaaacaaaaacagtgaatcACTCCTGACTATGacacttttttcaaaaaaacttttatgtgATCTTTTAAATTTGTCATGAGAAATACTATATGTTGAAAATAGCGCTAATGCTTCGTAATTATAAAATgctatgtattttattaggattttatatgAGCACAACAGATTTGCTCCtaattgtattgtattgtattcttgaataaaatccagaaaaaagtCTTGGTTCGGGGCTGCAGAGCaacattgaattatttttagtgATGAGAATAAGATGGAGGGAATCATCTAAGGTCTGAAGGGTATAGGAAGGATTTTTCAGTCTGCTTTAAAagattgtaaaatatttgactaTTCAGAAGCAACATgtagtaaaatttaaatattttaaagtgtttgctCAACCCTGTACTTCAGTCTTTTAACAGTGCAGACACAGTTGAAATGCTATTTCAACTTTTCTCCTTGTTCCTGCTTGTTTTGCCTCTCAGCCTTCTTTCTTGGGATATTTTTGTTTGGCCAGTTTAATAAAGTCCTCTGCACTGTCCAGTGACACCAGGCGGTCCTAAAGGAAAcaccaaggaaaatgaaaaaatcatCACAAAACAGTCCacaacagctgattcaaatgaaaacaaaacatcattctctaatatctgactttttttctccattgaTTTTGTGAATAGCCCTCAAAAGTGACTGGATCTGATGTAGAGAGGGCCATTGGAACAACAATGACCATGAAACTTCAGGAAACAATagaaaattgatcaaattgCTCTTTCTTTATAAGCTGGTTTTTAAAACTAAGCTATATGAATACAGTAAAggaaagcaaacaaattaaCAACAGGGTTGTGTAAGTGTCCGTACCATGACATACAGGTATCTGTTATGATGTTCTGTTCTAGGAGGGAACAGAGAGGTGTGATCCAGCAGCTGTTTCAAAAGGTCAGCAGCTTTGCCAAAATGTTCTTGATCTGGCCTGAAATGGCTCTGCCTGTTCACACACAGCAGGGAATCCACCTCACACTGATAACCTGCAGAGACACAGGGAGAGGCCACATTAACTTACTCAAAGGaatagaaaaatactttttttgcttTCGCTTTATAGAAATCCACAGTTAGAAATGAAACTTAAACACTTTTGTGGAAGAATGGATCAAAATCACACCAAGCAATCTATGTGATTAGATTTTCCATAGGATAGATGTAGTTAAAGTATTTCATAAAATTCTGTAACTGTGTTCTATGCTTATTCCCtgtattattctaatttaaaggTGTATTGTGTCTCACCCAGCTGTAGCAGGATTTTCTTCCATCGAGATCTGACTTCTCGCCTGGCGTAGCGCAGTGTGTGGATGTCATAATTCAACTTCTCCCATTCCTGGAGACAAACAAGAAGCATATATGAAATCATGCTTATAATTTGCTCTTTTGtctatttctcatttttagcCGCACAGTGAAAGTAGTAGCAAATAAAGGTACAAACCAGTCCAACAATCCTCTGTGGAatatgacattttgttttaaaatttgggaaaatatagaaaatattcacaataaAATCCAGTGAGTGGTTTCAGTTTCAGAGTATTATGAGTTTAATAACATGTCTGTTTCTATAGCTCACCACAGCTTTGCTCCATAACATGGTCACATGAATGGAGTTCCAGTATCCCAATTTGGTTcccttattttatttctggaaattaaattatgataatGGTTTTTACATTGTCCTGAGTGGAGACTTTAATGAGAGATATTCCAAACAGTGGTTGTCTTTTGCAGTTGCTGACCTTTCTTCGAGTCAGGCCTTATGGCAAAATGGTCTCACAATAGTTTACTGAtgcttttgtaaatttttcttTGACCAAACTGCCCCACTTTTTCATGAAGGAATTGTTTTATCATCACAATGTGCCCAGTGTGTCCTGCAGCCTGCTGTtctcaacacaaacacaatcacATGTTGAACACCGTCACAGCGATGGACTGAAAAATGTGAGCTTCTCAGCGGAGAATTAGCTGCAGTCCCAGCTTTTTGAGGAAACAACGTCTTTGCAGTTTAATCAGTAAGTTTCACCTTCAGGGTGACAAAGAGAAGCTCAGCAATAAtgtttaaaactcatttttgctaaaataagcacttcattaatattctaattcattGACAATAACTGTATGTTTTTAGCTCTTGGATTACAATCATAAGGATTGTTTCATATCCAAAAAGAAATGACTGGGTTTTCACGTTTGCCTGTGGCTAAAAACCTACGTACAAAACAactgttgctttgttttcagcATGTAACATTGTTTAAAGTGTTATCCCTGTTGAAATAAACtggaattgaattaaaaaatacaaacacaaaatgtgcaaacaaaTTTGATTAGAGTGTTGGATGAAAAAAGTTGTTACATTAGATTAAATTTAGTaattacatgtatattttttataaataaagctTGGTATGTCCTTGTCATCAGACATACAGACTTGGTTCATCTATCAATACTGTAACAGGTGCAGAATCATCTCACTCAGAACCAAATCATAAATTGTCTTTCACCTGTTAGCACTTATGTCAGAACAAATTCAAAATGAAGACATGTTTTAAACCTGATGTTACTGATTtgtcatgaaaacacaaagaatttgCAAGGATGTTagttttttgcaaattaaataattctGATATCATTTTGTTATAGAAACTAGGTCAAAGTCACCTACTAATCTAAGTCAGCATGATGGAGAATCAAAGACCTCTTTGAGAGTCACCTGTGCAGCATTCTCTGATCTTATTGAGTTATTTCATTAGACTGCAGCAAACAAATTAATACGACAGAGAGAGAACATTTCTGACAACAGACTAAATGTGGATTTTCTCATCAGCATCTAGACTTGAAGAAAGCTCCTCATTTGAACTTGTCCCTTTTCTGTTTGGTGGATTTCAGATATTtacagagccttgcaaaagtattcccacccctgaaaacttttccaaaattttATGATACAAATTGATAAACACGAATGTCATTGTGTTGTATTGTAGAGAATATGTTATTCTAAAAGAGCTCCAAATATCTAAACATCAGGTGGGAGAATTTGTTGATTACTTGTGCACTCCATAATTGCTAGAAGAAAGTccgtatttttctgttttgaatataAAATTACCAGAGAAAACATTCAATGTTATATTGATCatttagagcagtggttctcaaacttttttcagtgatgtacccccttaaaaatatatttttagtcaagtaccccctgacacgggcaaaacatttttggaataaaaaagaggtacagtgctgtaaaatcactgtctgatttattaaagccaaacaacttatatctgtgaacctgacaaatacatccatattgcaaacattgcatggttaaacaaaaaagaaaaacagaagacggtgaccaccaggaaggtataaaaccagtcaaaactgaaatatgcaaaacgctgctaatttatattggtctctgtaatggtacaaaattaaacatatacataaataataattcagtgcatgaacacacatttatattttatcgaactttttacaaaataatttttcccaagacttattatgaggagcctactgattttttaaagatattttgaaaagcttcacgtaccccctgcagtacctccacgtacccccaggggtacgcgtacccccatttgagaaccactgatttaGAGAATTACAAAagcatatttaatgtttatcaAAGTTTGATCCTAAATGgatattcattttattcaacatttaaCAAGGGTTCActtgttaaatattaacaaatgaTCATAATATGTTAATCTACAGTGGACACTGTTTCTGacagattaaaataagaaacaaaacatagttttattttacaaaatatgctCCTTCTCTTTCAGTTTTTACCTTCAGGTGTCAGTAATATACATAATttatctacatttatttatattctctgCATTCTCACATCAACTAACTTCATCTCcgctttcttctctttttcttttatgtaaatATGGATATGTTGTGCTAATGTGTACCACATGAAGTCCATTACCTCTGTTGCCTTATCAGCCTGGTCTCTCATGTTGATGAAGGCCTGCAGCTCTCTGTCCGATCCACATCTGATCAGAGACCCGTCTGCTCTGTTGGAATAAACCCACGGATCCACTGTTAATCTTTGACTCTGCTGTTTGTTCTTTGggtttttctccaaacattgtGGTCCAAAGAGGCTTTCCTCCTCTGTCTCACTGTCACTGGAATCACTGGATATCTGCTCTGGTGGTCTGCGCCCTGAAGTGGTCCTCATGCTGTAGGAAAAATGGAAGAAAGTGATTTAGAGgattattcatttttaactcCTTTTAGCCTATAAACTGAACATTCATGCAATTATATTTGTCAGCATCTCTTACCGCAGGATAGCcttcttctcctctctgttCTGCACCACATAGTAGTGACAGCAGCAGAGGGTAAAATTAGCACCCATTCCTACTCTTCAAAAGCTTTCAGCAGACAAACAAAAGATGTTTATTCCTTGAAAAACAATCAGTGATTCAGTCACAGAGTTTTTCCAGACTCTTTGAAtctaaatatttccaaatggCAAAGTCCACATTTTCAAATAGCCCGGAGCAAAAAATCCAGGCCACGTCCTCACTCATTACATTCCTCCTTCTACCCCGGCCTGAAAAAGGGCCTAACCCGGCCTGAACGAGAGCTGTCTGCCAATTACATTATCCACGTGAACAGGAACAGGggacaacaacaacacacaaacatacCAGAGCATTGGATGGTTCAGGAATGAATGGCACCTTTATTCAGCAACTCCTGATGACAGAATGGAGGGGCAGAGATGCAGGTTGCTAGGATTATTACTGTTTTTAGTGTAAAACCTATTTTCTCAAAAACGCTTTCAAAGCATGATTATTTAAGAGCAACCTACAAGAGATAAAGGAGCACTGTAGTAAAAttagatggggttttttttcatgttttaagcATATTGAATGACAATTCCATGAATTCTCAGCATCTTCTAATTTGGCTTCTTTTGAAAAGTTGATGAAAGCTTTAAGATGGTTTGTTTGGACAACGTTAACATTTAGCATTtggagaaaaagttaaaagatgATGATTACTAAAGCAAAGAAAAGTCATGCTAAACTATTTTAGCTCGGGAGCAGAAAAGGAAAGTTTGACCACCATAATGTGGAGTGGCCACAGTGTGTTGTGTCGGCGCCGCCTGCTTGAGCTGCTTCGCCAACAACTGAACGACATCTTgatccctttttttccctcaggcAGCACAACTACAGAACTTCCAGCATTTTGATTGAAGAGGCATGACTGTGTTTGCTGTTAAACTCCTCCTGTGTACTACACTc contains the following coding sequences:
- the LOC106700248 gene encoding melanoregulin-like translates to MGANFTLCCCHYYVVQNREEKKAILRMRTTSGRRPPEQISSDSSDSETEEESLFGPQCLEKNPKNKQQSQRLTVDPWVYSNRADGSLIRCGSDRELQAFINMRDQADKATEEWEKLNYDIHTLRYARREVRSRWKKILLQLGYQCEVDSLLCVNRQSHFRPDQEHFGKAADLLKQLLDHTSLFPPRTEHHNRYLYVMDRLVSLDSAEDFIKLAKQKYPKKEG